A single window of Bradyrhizobium daqingense DNA harbors:
- a CDS encoding hydantoinase/oxoprolinase family protein: protein MLEGAEVRLAVDIGGTFTDIVLDVGQDRKTRKVLTTPQRPEQAVLEGMRLILTDARAHISDIDVFIHGTTLATNAIIERRGAKTALIATDGFRDVLDIGTESRYDQYDLSIDKPKPLAPRSLRFTVPERIDAHGAVRLPLDEAAVRALAPKLREQGVESVAIAFLHSYANPEHERRTAAIISEEMPGIAVTVSSAVCPEIREYERTSTAVANAYVQPLIDGYLARMADALQVEQFRGAIYLVTSGGGVTSIETARRFPVRLVESGPAGGAIFAAQIAARLGESKVLSFDMGGTTAKICLIEKYQPETSRVFEVDRAARFLKGSGLPVRIPVIEMVEIGAGGGSIAHVDAMKRVTVGPESASSEPGPACYGRGGQRPAVTDADVALGMIDPDAFAAGTIKLDPELSKQALLRDVGAPLGLSAETAAYAVHEVVCENMASAARVHAVERGAVVGQHTLIAFGGAAPLHAARVAEKIGVSRVIVPSNAGVGSAVGFLAAPIAYELVRSRHVRLDDFDTEAVSDLLQEMASEARALVEPGAAGAPVRERRAAFMRYVGQGHEISVELPNRRLTTADLAGLRQKFEADYTAMFERPIPGAAIEVLSWSVLATTEARNPSAVAAVARKPAAKAIGSRKFFDGRAGEVIEIPLYRREDMAPGATIAGPAVIAEDETSTFVSTSFDAHIDGAGSIVMERKAA, encoded by the coding sequence ATGCTTGAGGGAGCCGAGGTACGGCTTGCTGTCGATATCGGTGGCACGTTCACCGACATCGTGCTGGACGTGGGGCAGGATCGCAAGACACGCAAGGTGCTGACGACGCCGCAGCGGCCCGAGCAGGCGGTGCTGGAGGGGATGCGCCTCATCCTCACTGATGCGCGCGCGCATATCAGCGACATCGACGTCTTCATTCACGGCACCACGCTCGCCACCAACGCCATCATCGAGCGCCGCGGCGCGAAAACCGCGCTGATCGCGACGGACGGCTTTCGCGACGTGCTCGATATCGGCACCGAGAGCCGCTACGACCAATATGATCTCAGCATCGACAAGCCGAAGCCGCTGGCGCCGCGCAGCCTCCGCTTCACCGTGCCCGAGCGTATCGACGCGCACGGCGCCGTCCGGCTCCCGCTCGACGAAGCGGCGGTGCGCGCACTCGCGCCTAAATTGCGTGAACAAGGCGTCGAGAGTGTCGCGATCGCCTTCCTGCACTCCTATGCCAATCCCGAGCACGAGCGGCGCACGGCTGCGATCATCAGCGAAGAGATGCCCGGCATCGCCGTCACCGTGTCGTCGGCGGTGTGTCCGGAGATCCGCGAATATGAGCGCACCTCCACTGCGGTTGCCAACGCCTATGTGCAACCCCTGATCGACGGCTATCTCGCTCGCATGGCGGACGCCTTGCAGGTGGAGCAGTTCCGCGGTGCGATCTATCTCGTCACGTCGGGCGGCGGCGTGACGTCCATCGAGACGGCGCGGCGTTTTCCGGTGCGTCTCGTCGAATCCGGTCCGGCCGGCGGTGCGATCTTCGCGGCGCAGATCGCCGCGCGTCTTGGCGAGAGCAAGGTGCTGTCCTTCGACATGGGCGGCACCACGGCGAAGATCTGCCTGATCGAGAAGTATCAGCCCGAGACTTCGCGCGTGTTCGAGGTCGATCGCGCTGCCCGCTTCCTCAAGGGCTCCGGTCTGCCGGTGCGCATCCCCGTGATCGAGATGGTCGAGATCGGCGCCGGCGGCGGCTCGATCGCGCATGTCGATGCGATGAAGCGCGTCACCGTGGGGCCGGAGAGTGCGTCATCGGAGCCGGGACCTGCCTGCTACGGCCGCGGCGGCCAGCGTCCGGCGGTGACGGATGCGGACGTTGCGCTCGGCATGATCGATCCCGATGCCTTTGCGGCCGGCACGATCAAGCTCGATCCGGAGCTTTCGAAACAGGCGCTGCTGCGCGACGTCGGTGCGCCGCTCGGCCTGTCGGCGGAAACCGCGGCCTATGCCGTGCACGAAGTCGTCTGCGAGAACATGGCGAGCGCGGCGCGCGTGCACGCCGTCGAGCGCGGCGCCGTGGTCGGCCAGCACACGCTGATCGCGTTCGGCGGCGCCGCGCCGCTGCATGCGGCGCGCGTTGCCGAGAAGATCGGCGTCTCCCGCGTGATCGTGCCGTCCAATGCCGGTGTCGGCTCGGCCGTCGGCTTTCTTGCCGCGCCGATCGCCTATGAGCTGGTGCGCAGCCGTCATGTCCGCCTCGATGATTTCGACACCGAGGCGGTCTCCGATCTGCTGCAGGAGATGGCGAGCGAAGCGCGCGCGCTGGTCGAGCCGGGTGCCGCCGGCGCGCCGGTGCGCGAGCGCCGCGCCGCCTTCATGCGCTATGTCGGCCAGGGCCACGAGATCTCGGTCGAGCTGCCGAACCGGCGGCTGACCACGGCCGATCTCGCCGGCCTGCGCCAGAAGTTCGAGGCGGATTATACCGCGATGTTCGAGCGGCCGATCCCGGGCGCCGCGATCGAGGTGCTGAGCTGGTCGGTGCTCGCTACGACGGAGGCGCGTAATCCATCTGCTGTTGCGGCCGTCGCGCGCAAGCCGGCGGCAAAGGCCATCGGCAGTCGCAAATTCTTCGACGGCCGCGCAGGCGAGGTGATCGAGATCCCGCTCTATCGCCGCGAGGACATGGCGCCGGGCGCGACCATTGCCGGCCCGGCCGTGATCGCGGAGGACGAAACCTCGACCTTCGTCTCCACCAGTTTCGACGCCCATATCGACGGTGCTGGCAGCATCGTCATGGAACGGAAGGCGGCCTGA
- a CDS encoding hydantoinase B/oxoprolinase family protein → MSKANGASLIDLQIMWHRLIAVVEEQAQVLLRTAFSPIVRECGDLSAGVFDLKGRMLAQAVTGTPGHVNSMAESVKHFIAHFPIETMKEGDAYITNDPWMGTGHLNDFVVTTPCFKDGKPVALFSCTSHLMDIGGIGFGPDATDVFMEGLYIPMLKLIDQGVVNETLMAMIRTNTRLPIDTEGDTYSLAGCNDVGCERLVEMMTEFGIDTLDELGDYICDRSREAVLAEIAKLPKGSWRNTMVVDGYDAPVTLAATLTISDAGIHVDFDGTSTASKFGINVPLSYTTAYTVFGLGCVVASQIPNNAGSLSPLTVSAPPGAILNAPKPAPVASRHVIGQMLPDVVFGCLRQIIPERVPAEGTSCLWNLNVRGQTRSGAGGNYGFSMAVTSNGGTGARFGKDGLSATAYPSGVRGTPVEIAETQTPLIFWRKELRPDSGGAGRTRGGLGQIIEVGSGVDAPFDILAAFDRIDHPPRGRDGGKDGEAGYVGLKSGKKLRGKGFQQVPPDDRLVVLTPGGAGIGAPAQRDRAAIQDDVESGLVSADNAVAVYGYAR, encoded by the coding sequence ATGAGCAAGGCAAACGGCGCGAGCCTGATCGATCTCCAGATTATGTGGCACCGGCTGATCGCCGTCGTCGAAGAGCAGGCGCAGGTGCTGCTGCGCACCGCGTTCAGCCCGATCGTGCGCGAATGCGGCGATCTCTCGGCCGGCGTGTTCGATCTCAAGGGCCGCATGCTGGCGCAGGCGGTGACCGGTACGCCCGGCCACGTCAACTCGATGGCGGAATCGGTCAAGCATTTCATTGCGCACTTCCCGATCGAGACGATGAAGGAAGGCGATGCCTACATCACCAACGATCCCTGGATGGGCACCGGCCATCTCAACGACTTCGTCGTCACCACGCCCTGCTTCAAGGACGGCAAGCCGGTCGCGCTGTTCTCCTGCACCAGCCATCTCATGGACATCGGCGGCATCGGCTTCGGGCCCGACGCCACCGACGTGTTCATGGAGGGGCTCTACATCCCCATGCTCAAGCTGATCGACCAGGGCGTCGTCAACGAGACGCTGATGGCGATGATCCGCACCAATACGCGGCTGCCGATCGACACCGAGGGCGATACCTATTCGCTCGCCGGCTGCAATGACGTCGGCTGCGAGCGCCTGGTCGAGATGATGACCGAGTTCGGCATCGATACGCTCGACGAGCTCGGCGACTACATCTGCGACCGCTCGCGCGAGGCCGTGCTCGCGGAGATCGCCAAGCTGCCGAAGGGGAGCTGGCGCAACACCATGGTCGTCGACGGCTATGATGCGCCGGTGACGCTCGCGGCGACGCTGACGATCTCGGATGCAGGCATCCACGTCGATTTCGACGGCACCTCGACTGCCTCCAAGTTCGGCATCAACGTGCCGCTGTCCTACACCACCGCCTATACCGTATTCGGGCTCGGCTGCGTCGTCGCCTCGCAAATCCCGAACAATGCCGGTTCGCTTTCGCCGCTGACGGTGTCGGCACCGCCGGGCGCGATCCTCAATGCGCCGAAGCCGGCGCCGGTCGCCTCGCGCCACGTCATCGGCCAGATGCTGCCCGACGTCGTGTTCGGCTGCCTGCGCCAGATCATTCCCGAGCGCGTGCCGGCCGAAGGCACCTCGTGCCTGTGGAATCTCAACGTGCGCGGCCAGACGCGCAGCGGCGCCGGCGGCAATTACGGATTCTCGATGGCGGTGACCTCCAATGGCGGCACCGGCGCGCGCTTCGGCAAGGACGGGCTGTCGGCCACCGCCTATCCCAGCGGCGTGCGCGGCACCCCGGTCGAGATCGCGGAGACGCAGACGCCCTTGATCTTCTGGCGCAAGGAGTTGCGGCCGGATTCCGGCGGAGCGGGGCGCACGCGCGGCGGGCTCGGTCAGATCATCGAGGTCGGCAGCGGCGTCGATGCGCCGTTCGACATCCTGGCCGCGTTCGACCGCATCGATCATCCGCCGCGCGGGCGCGACGGCGGCAAGGACGGCGAGGCCGGCTATGTCGGCCTCAAGTCGGGCAAGAAGCTGCGTGGAAAAGGCTTTCAGCAGGTGCCGCCGGACGACCGGCTGGTGGTGCTGACGCCTGGCGGCGCCGGCATCGGCGCGCCTGCCCAGCGCGATCGAGCGGCGATCCAGGACGACGTCGAAAGCGGCCTGGTGTCTGCTGACAATGCAGTTGCGGTCTATGGGTACGCACGGTGA
- a CDS encoding TRAP transporter substrate-binding protein, whose translation MITRRNFTAGAATLLAAGHVSTRAQAANVSWDLSTVWPDGNFHTQNAMAFAEEVKKQSGGTVSITVKAGGQLGFKGPEHLRAVRDGLVPLADVLNIQQVGDEPFMGVESIPFLCSSMDELKVLHKYVRPEYEKVAARNNQKILYIVPWPTQYLHLKVKVADVEGLKNIKIRVPDKNAVDMLAVVGMAPVMIPWGETIPALASGAVSGVSTSSVSGVDGKFWEFLKYVYPTNHVWSSQMLTVNLDSWKALSADQQKLVADTAAKMEPIFWANSLKADVDSLNRLKEGGMEVVPVSDAMMKDIRTKTAPQLDAFLKRVPAADKPVRAYLAEMKRG comes from the coding sequence ATGATCACGCGTCGAAACTTCACCGCGGGCGCAGCGACGCTGCTGGCGGCCGGCCACGTCTCGACCCGCGCCCAGGCGGCGAACGTGAGCTGGGACTTGTCCACGGTCTGGCCGGACGGCAATTTCCACACCCAGAACGCGATGGCCTTCGCGGAGGAGGTGAAGAAGCAGAGCGGCGGCACGGTCAGCATCACCGTGAAGGCCGGCGGCCAACTCGGCTTCAAGGGCCCCGAGCATCTGCGCGCCGTGCGCGATGGCCTGGTGCCGCTCGCCGACGTCCTCAACATCCAGCAGGTCGGCGACGAGCCCTTCATGGGCGTCGAGAGCATTCCCTTCCTGTGCAGCTCGATGGACGAGCTCAAGGTGCTGCACAAATATGTGCGGCCCGAATACGAGAAGGTCGCCGCGCGCAACAACCAGAAGATCCTCTACATCGTGCCGTGGCCGACGCAATATCTGCATCTCAAGGTCAAGGTCGCTGACGTCGAAGGCCTGAAGAACATCAAGATCCGCGTGCCCGACAAGAACGCCGTCGACATGCTGGCCGTGGTCGGCATGGCCCCGGTGATGATCCCCTGGGGCGAGACAATACCGGCGCTGGCCTCGGGTGCGGTCTCGGGCGTGTCCACCTCGTCCGTCTCGGGTGTCGACGGAAAATTCTGGGAATTCCTGAAATACGTCTACCCGACCAACCACGTCTGGTCGTCGCAGATGCTCACCGTCAATCTCGATTCCTGGAAGGCTCTGTCCGCAGATCAACAGAAGCTCGTTGCGGATACCGCGGCGAAGATGGAGCCAATCTTCTGGGCCAACTCGCTCAAGGCCGACGTCGACAGCCTCAACCGCCTCAAGGAGGGCGGCATGGAGGTGGTGCCGGTCTCGGACGCCATGATGAAGGACATCCGAACCAAGACTGCGCCGCAGCTCGATGCGTTCCTCAAACGCGTGCCGGCCGCTGACAAGCCGGTGCGGGCCTATCTCGCCGAAATGAAGCGCGGCTGA
- a CDS encoding TRAP transporter small permease subunit: MSVSSEAPQSLNAAAPAPLRIILDGIDRLGRLDGWIGGGCLLMLTLLMLCEVATRFLSNFFSFFPPSISIAWEYSSYLMAASFTFGAAMTLRVGGHIRVVLLLKNAPAPVQRALEILSAAAGFAFMAFLTSAMAKFAFAAYVRGQVSTSSDTPLWFPEAVVTFGMLLLTLQFLARAIQAALGLPLEDHRMKASPVE; this comes from the coding sequence GTGAGCGTCTCGTCCGAAGCTCCGCAGAGCCTCAACGCAGCGGCGCCCGCGCCGCTGCGGATCATCCTTGACGGTATCGACCGCCTCGGCCGGCTCGACGGGTGGATCGGCGGTGGCTGCCTTTTGATGCTGACACTGTTGATGCTGTGCGAGGTCGCAACGCGCTTCCTCTCGAACTTCTTTTCATTCTTCCCGCCGTCGATCTCGATCGCCTGGGAATACTCCTCCTATCTGATGGCGGCGTCCTTCACTTTCGGCGCTGCCATGACGTTGCGGGTCGGCGGTCACATCCGCGTCGTGCTGCTGCTCAAGAACGCTCCAGCGCCGGTGCAGCGTGCGCTCGAGATCCTGTCGGCGGCGGCCGGGTTCGCCTTCATGGCGTTCCTGACCTCGGCCATGGCGAAGTTCGCCTTCGCCGCCTATGTGCGCGGCCAGGTCTCGACGTCCAGCGATACGCCGCTGTGGTTTCCCGAAGCGGTCGTCACCTTCGGCATGCTGCTGCTGACGCTCCAGTTCCTGGCGCGCGCGATCCAGGCCGCGCTCGGGCTGCCGCTGGAGGATCACCGCATGAAGGCTTCGCCCGTCGAATGA
- a CDS encoding TRAP transporter large permease codes for MTIEVVALFAILFALLACGVWIGLTLALTATLLLAMFRSIPLDKLLPQYAWNILTTQELLALPLFILMGELLFRTRLSRSLFQGLAPWAGLLPGRLLHVNVIGCTIFAAISGSSAATTQVIGRMSLNELTRRGYSRDIAIGSLAGAGTLGFLIPPSNIMIIYGVLGDVSILKLFTAGVLPGFLLAATFMAWVMLHTTLNRTMGPETEAKLAEVPWSERFAALKDLAPALFLIACVLGSMYGGLATPSEAAAVGVLGAALVAWAQGSMSQQVMRDVLIGSVVTCSMIALIVLGASILGNAAAFLGIPQAVAAFVKGLGLSPFMLIVVLVVFYLVLGCFLDGFSMIVMTLPIVLPIVKGAGFDEIWFGVFLVLAVEMAQITPPVGFNLFVIQGLTDDGLGYIARVTLPYLVIMIGFVLLLTVWPGIVTILPRVLYG; via the coding sequence ATGACCATCGAAGTCGTCGCTCTCTTTGCGATCCTGTTCGCGCTGCTGGCCTGCGGCGTCTGGATCGGCCTCACGCTGGCGCTGACCGCGACGCTGCTGCTCGCGATGTTCCGCTCGATCCCGCTCGACAAGCTGCTGCCGCAATACGCCTGGAACATCCTCACCACGCAGGAGCTGCTGGCACTGCCGCTGTTCATCCTGATGGGCGAGCTGCTGTTTCGCACCCGTCTGTCGCGCTCGCTGTTTCAGGGATTGGCACCTTGGGCCGGGCTTTTGCCCGGCCGCCTGCTGCATGTGAACGTGATCGGCTGCACCATCTTCGCGGCGATCTCCGGCTCGTCGGCGGCGACCACGCAGGTCATCGGCCGCATGTCGCTCAACGAGCTCACGCGCCGCGGCTATTCGCGCGACATCGCGATCGGCTCGCTCGCCGGCGCCGGCACGCTCGGCTTTTTGATTCCGCCGTCCAACATCATGATCATCTACGGCGTGCTCGGCGACGTCTCGATCCTGAAGCTGTTCACGGCCGGCGTCCTGCCGGGATTTCTGCTGGCCGCTACCTTCATGGCCTGGGTGATGCTGCACACTACCCTCAACCGCACCATGGGGCCGGAGACCGAAGCAAAGCTCGCCGAGGTGCCGTGGAGCGAGCGCTTCGCCGCGCTGAAGGATCTCGCGCCGGCGTTGTTCCTGATCGCCTGCGTGCTCGGCTCGATGTATGGCGGGCTGGCGACGCCGTCGGAGGCCGCTGCCGTCGGCGTGCTCGGCGCCGCGCTGGTGGCCTGGGCGCAAGGCTCGATGTCGCAGCAGGTGATGCGCGACGTGCTGATCGGCTCGGTCGTGACCTGCTCGATGATCGCGCTGATCGTGTTGGGGGCCTCGATCCTCGGCAATGCCGCGGCCTTCCTCGGCATCCCGCAGGCGGTCGCGGCCTTCGTCAAGGGCCTCGGCCTGTCGCCGTTCATGCTGATCGTGGTGCTGGTCGTCTTCTATCTCGTCCTCGGCTGTTTCCTCGACGGCTTCTCGATGATCGTGATGACGCTGCCGATCGTGCTGCCGATCGTGAAGGGCGCGGGTTTCGACGAGATCTGGTTCGGCGTCTTCCTCGTGCTCGCCGTCGAGATGGCGCAGATCACACCGCCGGTCGGATTCAACCTGTTCGTGATCCAGGGACTGACCGACGACGGTCTCGGCTACATCGCGCGCGTGACGCTGCCTTATCTGGTGATCATGATCGGCTTCGTGCTGCTGCTGACGGTCTGGCCGGGCATCGTCACGATCCTGCCGCGTGTGCTGTACGGGTAG
- a CDS encoding glutathione binding-like protein, protein MDLYFSPLACSMATRVALYEAGAEANYVEVDPPSKQVLNDGSDFRTVNPIGLVPTLRTDEGVVLTENAAILQYVADRFPQSGLGAAAGIERTRLHQWLCFIGTELHKSLFVPLLDRKAPQEAKAYALEKNLSRLDYLDDHLKGRDFLLDHFSVADAYLVTVINWTMATPPVELAKWPNLKAYHDRLRQRPSIARAIAEEFELYKAELARKKAAA, encoded by the coding sequence ATGGATCTCTATTTCTCGCCGCTCGCCTGTTCGATGGCGACCCGCGTCGCGTTGTACGAAGCCGGCGCCGAGGCGAATTATGTCGAAGTCGATCCGCCGTCCAAGCAGGTGCTGAACGACGGCTCCGACTTCCGTACCGTGAATCCGATCGGCCTCGTGCCGACGCTGCGCACCGATGAGGGCGTGGTACTGACCGAGAACGCGGCGATCCTGCAATATGTCGCCGACCGCTTTCCGCAATCCGGCCTCGGCGCCGCCGCCGGCATCGAGCGCACGCGGCTGCATCAATGGCTCTGCTTCATCGGCACCGAGCTGCACAAGAGCCTGTTCGTTCCCCTGCTCGACCGCAAGGCGCCGCAGGAGGCCAAGGCCTATGCGCTGGAGAAGAACCTGTCGCGGCTCGACTATCTCGACGACCATCTCAAGGGCCGCGACTTCCTGCTCGACCATTTCAGCGTCGCCGACGCCTATCTCGTCACGGTCATCAATTGGACCATGGCGACCCCGCCGGTCGAGCTCGCGAAATGGCCGAACCTGAAGGCCTATCACGACCGCCTGCGTCAGCGTCCTTCGATTGCCCGCGCGATCGCCGAGGAGTTCGAGCTGTACAAGGCCGAGCTCGCGCGGAAGAAGGCGGCGGCGTAA
- a CDS encoding TetR/AcrR family transcriptional regulator: MVQKSKPPAAASAPARRGEPKRRGRPRAYEPDVALGRALDLFRKQGFAATSLDDLSEATGMNRPSLYGAFGDKRELYIKSYQRYREQAGAAMVDIFREEMPVRQRLERIYAAALDIYLSGDTGPRGCFTVVTAASEAVGDPDIRAMVLEGLTGLDKAFANCFRRAKEKGELPESADPFALAQIASATIHTIAIRSRARVPRKELEAIVKGAIDVMVGAGPKT; this comes from the coding sequence ATGGTACAAAAATCGAAGCCGCCAGCCGCCGCAAGTGCGCCCGCGCGCCGCGGCGAACCCAAGCGCCGCGGCCGTCCGCGCGCCTACGAGCCCGATGTCGCGCTCGGCCGCGCGCTCGACCTGTTCCGCAAGCAGGGCTTTGCCGCGACCTCGCTCGACGATCTCAGCGAGGCGACGGGGATGAATCGTCCGAGTCTCTATGGCGCCTTCGGCGACAAGCGCGAGCTCTACATCAAGAGCTACCAGCGTTACCGCGAGCAAGCCGGCGCGGCGATGGTCGATATCTTCCGCGAGGAGATGCCGGTGCGTCAGCGGCTGGAGCGCATCTACGCCGCCGCGCTGGACATCTATCTGTCCGGTGACACTGGCCCTCGCGGTTGCTTCACGGTGGTGACCGCGGCGTCCGAAGCCGTTGGCGATCCCGATATCCGCGCCATGGTGCTCGAAGGCCTCACTGGCCTCGACAAAGCTTTTGCAAATTGTTTCCGCCGCGCCAAGGAGAAAGGCGAGCTGCCGGAGAGCGCCGATCCATTCGCGCTGGCGCAGATCGCCTCCGCCACCATTCACACCATCGCCATCCGCTCGCGTGCGCGCGTTCCACGCAAGGAGCTCGAGGCGATCGTGAAGGGCGCGATCGACGTGATGGTGGGGGCTGGGCCAAAAACCTGA
- a CDS encoding 2-hydroxyacid dehydrogenase — protein sequence MTKGTLAVLINSMQQNWSPERWRARFDAVCGGRRVVLLPDSALDPAEVHYAAVWKPVPGDLGAFPNLRAIFNLGAGVDALMADKSLPDVPLVRVAVPDLTNRMTEYVVLHVLMHHRQELYLRESQRVKRWAPTYQWPASAVTVGIMGLGTLGTDAADVLRRLGFRVAGWSRSPRTIEGVECFHGTAGMDAFLRKTDILVSLLPLTPDTHGILDRDVFAKLNRNSPLGAPVLINAGRGGLQNEADILACLDDGTLGAASLDVFVQEPQPQDSPFWTHPKVVLTPHNAADTDADAISAYVAEQIARFEAGATLENVVDRAKGY from the coding sequence ATGACCAAGGGCACACTGGCCGTCCTGATCAACAGCATGCAGCAGAACTGGTCGCCGGAGCGCTGGAGGGCCCGGTTCGACGCGGTCTGCGGCGGCCGCCGCGTCGTGCTGCTGCCCGACTCCGCGCTTGATCCGGCCGAGGTGCACTATGCGGCAGTGTGGAAACCGGTGCCGGGCGATCTCGGCGCCTTCCCCAATCTGCGTGCGATCTTCAATCTCGGCGCCGGCGTCGACGCGTTGATGGCGGACAAGAGCCTGCCCGACGTGCCGCTGGTGCGCGTCGCCGTGCCCGACCTGACCAACCGCATGACCGAATATGTCGTGCTGCACGTGCTGATGCACCACCGCCAGGAGCTTTATCTGCGGGAGTCGCAGCGCGTAAAGCGCTGGGCACCGACATATCAATGGCCCGCCAGCGCGGTCACCGTCGGCATCATGGGATTGGGCACGCTGGGCACGGATGCTGCCGACGTGCTGCGCCGGCTCGGCTTCCGCGTTGCCGGCTGGAGCCGCAGCCCGCGGACGATCGAAGGCGTCGAATGCTTCCATGGCACGGCCGGGATGGATGCGTTCCTGCGCAAGACCGATATCCTCGTCAGCCTGCTGCCGCTGACGCCCGACACGCATGGCATCCTCGACCGCGACGTCTTCGCAAAGCTCAACCGCAACAGCCCGCTCGGCGCGCCGGTGCTGATCAATGCCGGCCGCGGCGGCCTGCAGAACGAGGCCGACATCCTGGCCTGCCTCGACGACGGCACGCTGGGCGCCGCCTCGCTCGACGTCTTCGTGCAGGAGCCGCAGCCGCAAGACAGCCCGTTCTGGACCCACCCCAAGGTGGTGCTGACCCCGCATAATGCCGCCGACACCGACGCGGACGCGATCTCGGCCTATGTCGCCGAGCAGATCGCGAGATTCGAGGCGGGCGCCACGCTGGAGAACGTGGTGGATCGGGCAAAAGGGTATTAG
- a CDS encoding YciI family protein: MLYAILCYHDEDFVGSWSKEQDEAVMKKLAVVQEKLTSQGRLGPVARLLPTTAAATLRKEDPPLVLDGPYAETKEQLLGFYIVDCKNLDDALDVARDLGAANPGGAYEVRPVGVFRPGGNLT; the protein is encoded by the coding sequence ATGCTTTATGCCATCCTTTGCTATCACGATGAGGACTTCGTCGGCTCCTGGAGCAAGGAGCAGGATGAGGCCGTGATGAAGAAGCTCGCCGTGGTGCAGGAGAAGCTCACCAGCCAGGGCCGGCTCGGCCCGGTTGCTCGGCTGTTGCCGACCACGGCGGCGGCGACGCTGCGCAAGGAAGATCCGCCGCTGGTGCTCGACGGCCCCTACGCCGAGACCAAGGAGCAGCTGCTCGGCTTCTACATCGTCGATTGCAAGAACCTCGACGACGCGCTCGACGTCGCGCGCGATCTCGGTGCGGCCAATCCCGGCGGTGCCTATGAAGTGCGTCCCGTCGGCGTGTTCAGGCCCGGAGGGAATCTGACGTGA
- a CDS encoding RNA polymerase sigma factor, protein MSEADTAWIETALTSARPQAVGALLRYFRDLDTAEEAFQNACLRALKTWPQNGPPRDPAAWLIMVGRNVAIDEVRRARRQQPLPEDDQAISDLDDAEGALAERLDGSHYRDDILRLMFICCHPQLPATQQIALALRIVSGLTVKQIARAFLVSEAAMEQRITRAKAKVADAGVPFEAPGAIERSERLAGVAAMIYLIFNEGYSASGDTAEIRKPLCEEAIRLARLLLRLFQSEPEIMGLTALILLQHARSAARFAADGSLILLDDQDRSLWNGTMIAEGLALIDKAMRHRRSGPYQIQAAIAALHARAATPEETDWTQIDLLYGALEVVQPSPVVTLNRAVAVSKVRGPQAALELIEPLAPKLANYFHFYGVRGAFLMQLGRNDEARIAFDRAIALANTSAEAAHIRMHLDRLIRDSQPKGAASGKAKVK, encoded by the coding sequence GTGAGCGAAGCCGACACCGCCTGGATCGAGACTGCGCTGACCTCGGCGCGACCCCAGGCGGTCGGCGCGTTGCTGCGCTATTTCCGCGATCTCGATACGGCCGAGGAGGCCTTCCAGAACGCCTGCCTGCGCGCGCTGAAAACCTGGCCGCAGAACGGGCCGCCGCGCGATCCCGCGGCATGGCTGATCATGGTCGGCCGCAACGTCGCCATCGACGAGGTGCGCCGCGCCCGCAGGCAGCAGCCGCTGCCCGAGGACGACCAGGCGATCTCCGATCTCGATGATGCCGAGGGTGCGCTCGCCGAGCGGCTCGACGGCTCGCACTACCGCGACGACATCTTGCGGCTGATGTTCATCTGCTGCCACCCGCAGCTGCCGGCGACGCAGCAGATCGCGCTGGCGCTGCGCATCGTCTCCGGTCTCACCGTGAAGCAGATCGCACGCGCTTTCCTGGTCTCGGAAGCGGCGATGGAGCAGCGCATCACGCGCGCCAAGGCCAAGGTTGCCGACGCCGGCGTCCCGTTCGAGGCGCCCGGCGCGATCGAGCGCTCCGAGCGGCTCGCTGGCGTTGCGGCGATGATCTACCTGATCTTCAACGAGGGCTATTCGGCGAGCGGCGACACCGCGGAAATCAGGAAGCCGCTGTGCGAAGAGGCGATCCGGCTGGCGCGCCTGCTGCTGCGGCTGTTCCAGAGTGAGCCGGAGATCATGGGCCTGACGGCGCTGATCCTGTTGCAACATGCGCGCAGCGCCGCGCGCTTTGCCGCGGATGGCTCGCTCATCCTGCTCGACGACCAGGACCGTTCGCTGTGGAACGGCACTATGATCGCGGAAGGCCTCGCGCTGATCGACAAGGCGATGCGCCACCGCCGTAGCGGACCCTACCAGATCCAGGCCGCGATCGCCGCGCTGCATGCGCGCGCAGCGACTCCGGAGGAGACCGACTGGACCCAGATTGACCTGCTCTACGGCGCGCTCGAAGTGGTGCAGCCTTCACCGGTGGTGACGCTCAACCGCGCGGTCGCGGTCTCCAAGGTGCGCGGGCCGCAGGCTGCGCTCGAGTTGATCGAGCCGCTGGCGCCGAAGCTCGCCAATTACTTCCACTTCTATGGCGTGCGCGGCGCCTTCCTGATGCAGCTAGGCCGCAACGACGAGGCCCGCATCGCCTTCGACCGCGCCATTGCGCTGGCCAACACGTCCGCGGAGGCCGCCCACATCCGCATGCATCTCGATCGCTTGATTCGGGACAGCCAGCCGAAGGGGGCGGCGTCCGGCAAGGCGAAGGTGAAGTAG